A region of uncultured Carboxylicivirga sp. DNA encodes the following proteins:
- a CDS encoding ATP-binding cassette domain-containing protein, which yields MEVFYKSKTIISIIELYTVFNKYNSLDFNSIDISYIDSFLTPILSTKSRLEYLDYYKFQTSHKNSIKEADIAQQISKCTDILEELKSELDTKQKYEVYIAILEYGLFIINDNNRHEVEYLLELICNTFNLNHDVIYDITCFCKKDTDLIKNRDNIIVVGDFKRILPKTFNIYQCNYIIGNIWFLYIEPIGAFLFQYNGSDTLVLNNQSVFKNRLYYLSLGGIIEGDNICPIFYSELFISKTSASFKPIHLEVKNISKTFKNTNQGIKPLSFDVSSGNLMAIVGSSGSGKTTLINLLNGNLKADEGTILINGYDLNSDYETLRKHLGYVPQDDLLIEELTVFQNLLINTHLCRNDLTKKERVNLALHTLRDLDLYEVKDLRVGNPLNKIISGGQRKRLNIALEIIRQPTILFLDEPTSGLSSSDAFSVINLLKKLALTGKIVIINIHQPSSDIFYLFDKLLVLDQYGYATYFGNPIWAVKHFKKILQFEDSASEDSIRLGNFSPERIFHLMYSKSKNENGKTTDKRNIDGKEWNKYYQEEYISRKEVKTKSPLPSSLTKKPSVVKQFAIFTLRNFMTRGTDVSYMFLLLLSSPVLAIIMSFFLKATDFETHQYNLINNDNIPAYLFISVVISIFQGLIISSAEIFRDLKILKRESFLNLSPIAYLNSKLIYVLTINAYQISIYILIGNAILEIKELYWLYFIVLWVTATSSSLIGLFISTKFKSMLSIYITIPFILIPKILLAGAILDYDKIHHSLASPKYVPIYADLTISRWAYESLVDIQFSLNKYDKDIYNELINKSTFQYYLYFTIPLMKSEINSDKFNNDLGTIKKVKSIFDEILIQFPTLNKSQNISDIDFSNQENLNLIINKIEKWLKLNLRETNKIIDIYRVNQEVEKKDHYNKKLAEFVLVQDDMLNYILQNDKLIRKYQPCYHLPDNNFGRSHYFAPYKKMGEYYIKTWKFNTLVLLIYGLLFYLLTLKQLIKKDFKV from the coding sequence ATGGAGGTTTTCTATAAAAGCAAAACAATTATAAGTATTATAGAGCTTTATACTGTTTTTAATAAATATAATAGCCTGGATTTTAACTCAATTGACATTTCTTATATTGACTCTTTTCTGACTCCCATTTTATCCACCAAAAGTAGACTTGAATATCTTGATTACTATAAATTTCAAACCAGCCATAAGAATTCAATCAAGGAAGCTGATATTGCTCAACAAATTTCAAAATGCACTGATATACTAGAGGAACTTAAATCTGAATTAGACACAAAGCAAAAATATGAAGTATACATTGCAATATTAGAATATGGCTTATTCATTATAAATGACAACAATAGGCATGAAGTTGAGTACTTATTAGAACTAATCTGCAATACATTTAATCTCAACCATGATGTTATTTATGATATAACATGCTTTTGCAAAAAAGATACAGATTTAATAAAAAACAGAGATAATATAATAGTTGTAGGAGATTTTAAACGAATTCTCCCAAAAACATTCAACATATATCAATGTAATTATATAATTGGTAATATATGGTTCCTTTATATTGAACCTATAGGTGCATTTCTATTTCAATACAACGGAAGTGACACTTTAGTTTTAAACAATCAATCAGTTTTTAAAAACCGTCTATACTATTTATCATTAGGAGGAATTATAGAAGGCGATAACATATGCCCAATATTTTATAGTGAACTTTTTATTAGTAAGACATCAGCTAGTTTTAAACCTATACACCTCGAAGTAAAGAACATTTCAAAAACCTTTAAAAATACGAATCAAGGAATAAAACCATTAAGCTTTGATGTGTCGTCAGGAAATCTAATGGCAATAGTTGGTTCAAGTGGAAGTGGTAAAACAACACTTATTAATCTACTTAATGGAAATTTAAAAGCAGATGAGGGTACAATTTTAATAAATGGTTATGATCTGAATTCGGATTATGAAACATTACGTAAACATTTGGGATATGTTCCCCAGGATGATCTGCTTATTGAGGAATTAACTGTTTTTCAAAATCTTTTAATTAATACACACTTATGTCGAAATGACTTAACTAAGAAAGAACGAGTTAATTTAGCATTACACACATTACGTGACCTTGACCTATATGAGGTAAAAGATTTAAGGGTAGGTAATCCGTTAAATAAAATTATTAGCGGAGGACAGCGCAAGAGGCTTAATATTGCACTGGAAATCATACGACAACCTACTATCCTTTTTCTCGATGAACCAACATCTGGATTATCCTCATCAGACGCTTTTTCTGTTATCAATTTATTAAAAAAACTAGCTCTTACAGGGAAAATTGTAATTATAAATATACATCAGCCTTCATCTGATATCTTTTATTTATTTGATAAGTTATTAGTTCTAGACCAATACGGATATGCAACTTATTTTGGAAATCCTATTTGGGCAGTCAAACATTTCAAAAAAATTTTACAATTTGAGGACTCAGCCTCAGAAGATAGCATAAGACTTGGAAACTTTAGTCCCGAAAGAATCTTTCATTTAATGTATTCCAAATCAAAGAATGAAAATGGAAAAACAACAGATAAGCGAAACATTGATGGTAAAGAGTGGAATAAGTACTATCAAGAGGAATACATCTCAAGAAAAGAAGTAAAAACAAAATCACCTTTACCTTCTTCATTGACAAAAAAACCATCAGTCGTAAAGCAGTTTGCAATCTTCACCCTTAGAAACTTTATGACCAGAGGTACTGATGTTTCATACATGTTTTTGCTTTTACTCAGTTCTCCGGTTCTAGCCATCATTATGTCTTTTTTTTTAAAGGCAACGGATTTTGAAACCCACCAATACAATCTCATAAACAATGATAATATACCGGCATACCTATTTATAAGTGTAGTAATTTCCATTTTTCAAGGTTTGATAATAAGCTCTGCTGAAATATTTAGAGATCTTAAGATATTGAAAAGAGAATCATTTTTAAATCTCAGCCCGATAGCTTATCTAAACTCTAAACTTATCTATGTACTTACAATTAATGCATATCAAATTAGCATTTACATACTTATTGGTAACGCGATATTAGAAATTAAAGAACTCTATTGGTTATATTTTATTGTATTATGGGTAACAGCAACATCATCAAGTCTAATTGGATTATTTATTTCAACAAAGTTTAAATCCATGCTATCCATATACATTACTATACCTTTTATTTTAATTCCTAAAATATTATTGGCTGGAGCAATATTGGATTATGATAAAATACATCACTCCCTTGCATCTCCTAAATATGTTCCGATATATGCTGATCTTACTATTTCAAGATGGGCATATGAGAGTCTGGTTGATATTCAATTCTCATTAAATAAATATGATAAGGATATTTACAATGAACTGATTAATAAGAGTACATTTCAATATTACCTTTATTTTACAATTCCTTTAATGAAGAGTGAAATTAATTCAGACAAGTTCAATAATGATTTAGGTACAATTAAAAAAGTAAAATCAATATTTGACGAAATATTGATTCAATTCCCAACATTAAATAAAAGTCAAAATATTAGTGATATAGACTTCTCAAATCAGGAAAATCTTAATCTAATAATCAATAAAATTGAAAAGTGGCTAAAACTTAATCTGAGAGAAACCAATAAGATAATTGATATATATAGAGTCAATCAAGAAGTTGAGAAAAAAGATCATTACAATAAAAAACTCGCTGAATTTGTATTAGTACAAGATGACATGTTGAATTATATTTTACAGAATGATAAATTGATTAGAAAATATCAACCTTGCTATCACCTGCCTGACAACAACTTTGGAAGATCGCACTATTTTGCTCCATATAAGAAAATGGGAGAATACTATATCAAGACATGGAAATTTAACACTCTTGTTCTTTTAATTTATGGATTATTATTTTATCTTCTTACACTGAAGCAATTAATAAAAAAAGATTTTAAGGTATAA
- a CDS encoding response regulator yields the protein MKKKGRILIIDDNTKNLQVLANILNNNNYDVEIGISGLDVFNWLEHEIFDLLLLDIMMPEINGFEVCRQLRKNNQYDLMPIIFISAKTDSQSMVEGFDSGGQDYISKPFDQAELLARIKTHIELRKSKETLKTLNSNLEKLVNERTEELNIANKKLTNLGKTKDRFLKFIGNEISKPLVSITKVIEIIKHSSESNRMAGTISQLDQSVERLRKVTQMASYITQISTSDESHDKTPFTLLSTVEYVLVKMNSILELKNLELDIDIDDKMVIHGNNKLFRSSIQSILTMLFEEIEKNQLIKIFSTKNTDTSQLIIEAFLNSWDNDDSITEELLLLNSYSQTIMQLDAGSFQLLNEDKKTFKFEWTFLNE from the coding sequence ATGAAGAAGAAAGGGCGTATATTAATTATTGATGATAACACTAAAAATCTTCAGGTACTCGCCAATATTTTAAACAACAACAACTACGATGTTGAAATTGGCATTAGTGGTTTAGATGTTTTTAATTGGTTAGAACATGAAATTTTTGATCTGTTATTATTAGATATAATGATGCCGGAAATTAATGGTTTTGAAGTTTGTAGACAATTAAGAAAAAACAATCAATACGATTTAATGCCTATTATCTTCATTTCTGCAAAAACAGACTCTCAGAGTATGGTAGAAGGGTTTGACTCTGGTGGGCAAGATTATATTTCAAAACCCTTTGATCAAGCTGAGTTACTTGCAAGAATAAAAACACATATTGAACTTAGAAAGAGTAAGGAAACACTTAAAACATTAAACTCTAACCTTGAAAAATTAGTTAATGAACGTACTGAAGAATTAAATATCGCCAACAAAAAATTAACGAATCTAGGTAAGACCAAAGACCGATTTCTTAAATTCATTGGAAATGAAATAAGTAAACCATTAGTATCAATAACTAAGGTAATTGAAATTATTAAACATTCTTCTGAATCCAACCGAATGGCAGGAACCATTTCGCAATTAGACCAATCGGTTGAGAGATTAAGAAAAGTAACACAAATGGCCTCTTATATAACACAGATAAGTACATCTGATGAGTCACATGACAAAACACCATTCACGTTACTTTCAACAGTTGAATACGTTTTAGTTAAGATGAACTCGATACTGGAGCTAAAAAATCTTGAATTGGATATAGACATTGATGATAAAATGGTAATACATGGAAATAATAAGCTTTTTAGAAGTTCAATCCAATCCATTTTAACAATGCTATTTGAAGAAATAGAAAAGAACCAATTAATAAAAATATTTAGCACAAAAAATACAGATACAAGCCAATTAATTATTGAAGCATTTTTAAATTCATGGGATAATGACGATTCGATAACTGAAGAATTGTTATTATTAAACTCTTACAGTCAGACAATAATGCAGCTTGATGCCGGTTCATTTCAGTTGTTAAATGAAGACAAAAAAACCTTTAAGTTTGAATGGACTTTCTTAAATGAATAA
- a CDS encoding response regulator — translation MKILLIEDSKLDAELTIEKLSSEIKDCRIDVANSVSDAKKLLLNDYDVAIIDYYLPDGYGTELLTDFALNKKQTELIMLTGSENEEVAVIALKNGAKDYIIKEGNYLERLIEVISFHNKKRIERETYFNEKINVLYLYRYQEDIELTLAHFKRNAYNFNIRLVNDSSELLDILPKSVNDHADYHIILIDYDIQGLTSIGLSKIIRQERKLDIPIIITTHQGSEEVAIRALNIGANDYIVKRDNYLNKLPYLLMSSFHRYKLEIQNKKLLESEQRFRHIFDYANIGKAIVGLDGKLIKVNTKLCKMLEEEEQELEGTYLFNYMLKNDISFVKNVFFSYRYVDFPSKEMEIRLINKDKKVIWTSLTISLVKKLNNESLYYIVHIEDISVRRDVIERNKQLSISVEQGPAIVLITDLNGQIEYVNKRFTEITGYSKNEVIGNNPRILKSGEMNLSDYKILWDTIKSGKVWKGEFYNRKKDGSYYWESTSISPLIDEKGVITHFVAVKLDITDKKRALERINKLNEKLEERVKQRTKKLHEANQKLEVAIRNAEAANRAKTDFLANMSHEIRTPMNAVLGFADLLDRQITNPTQKAYIQSIKSSGKTLLGIINDILDLAKIESGRVQLHLSPINFIVMMQEIEEMFKFKAIEKGLQFSISLDNKLPKQILLDELRLKQVLMNLISNAIKFTPKGFVQVNVSVLALSNDSADIQFSVKDSGIGISEEGLLRILKPFVQEEGQDDKFYGGTGLGLAISDKILMLHNSKIRITSKVGEGSTFSFEIKDIRFYENEILKPVRKIVDTDSIDFIGQKVFVVDDDKENRDLIAGFLHQYNLKVEQIENGEIAVKRIVSDKPDFVFMDLRMPKLDGIEAVKLIRRRLKDYKIPIALLTASVFHQKDEILKIFNGYLTKPLMFDQVIELLCQFLEHQKISSHKIIDKYEKNVSNIFSKADLLELFKDEFELVLKSINTRRGNKEIKQLANDLQVFGNVNDVKDIVELGKELETAIISYNIEKTLKILNILNSYI, via the coding sequence ATGAAAATTCTATTAATAGAAGACTCTAAGCTGGATGCTGAACTGACAATAGAAAAGTTAAGTTCAGAAATAAAAGACTGTCGTATTGACGTTGCAAATTCAGTTTCAGATGCAAAAAAATTATTATTGAATGATTATGATGTTGCAATAATTGATTACTATTTGCCAGATGGATATGGAACAGAGTTATTAACTGATTTTGCATTAAATAAAAAGCAAACTGAACTCATTATGTTGACTGGTTCTGAAAATGAAGAGGTTGCTGTAATTGCACTGAAAAATGGAGCCAAAGATTATATAATAAAAGAGGGAAACTATCTTGAGAGGTTAATAGAAGTTATTTCATTTCATAATAAAAAAAGAATTGAACGTGAAACGTATTTTAACGAGAAAATAAATGTTTTATATCTCTATCGTTACCAAGAAGATATAGAATTAACATTAGCGCACTTTAAGCGTAATGCATATAACTTTAACATTAGATTAGTCAATGATTCATCAGAATTACTTGATATTTTGCCTAAAAGCGTGAATGATCATGCTGATTACCATATTATATTAATTGATTATGATATACAAGGTTTGACTTCCATTGGATTAAGCAAAATTATACGACAGGAACGAAAATTAGATATACCAATTATTATAACAACACATCAAGGATCAGAAGAAGTTGCAATTAGAGCTTTAAACATTGGAGCAAACGATTACATTGTTAAAAGAGATAATTATCTTAATAAGCTTCCTTATTTATTAATGAGTTCATTTCATAGATATAAACTTGAAATCCAAAATAAGAAGCTGTTGGAGAGTGAGCAAAGGTTTAGACATATATTTGATTATGCAAATATTGGTAAAGCGATTGTTGGATTGGATGGTAAGTTGATTAAAGTAAATACCAAGCTTTGCAAAATGCTTGAAGAAGAGGAGCAAGAGCTTGAAGGTACATATCTGTTTAACTACATGCTTAAAAATGATATCTCATTTGTTAAGAATGTATTTTTTAGTTATAGATATGTTGATTTTCCAAGTAAAGAGATGGAAATCAGGTTGATAAATAAAGATAAGAAGGTAATATGGACATCTTTAACAATATCTTTAGTAAAAAAACTCAATAATGAATCTTTATATTATATAGTACATATTGAAGATATATCAGTTCGAAGAGATGTTATAGAAAGGAATAAGCAATTATCTATTTCGGTAGAACAAGGTCCGGCTATTGTATTAATTACTGATTTAAATGGGCAAATTGAATATGTAAATAAACGTTTCACCGAAATTACAGGATATTCAAAGAATGAGGTTATTGGTAACAATCCTAGAATTTTAAAGTCTGGTGAAATGAATTTATCTGATTATAAAATCTTATGGGACACGATTAAGAGTGGTAAAGTTTGGAAAGGAGAATTTTATAATCGTAAAAAAGATGGCTCATATTATTGGGAATCAACTTCTATTTCTCCTTTGATTGATGAAAAAGGTGTGATTACTCATTTTGTGGCTGTAAAACTTGATATTACAGATAAAAAAAGAGCTTTAGAGCGGATTAATAAATTAAATGAGAAACTAGAAGAAAGAGTAAAACAAAGGACAAAAAAACTACATGAAGCGAATCAAAAATTAGAAGTTGCAATACGTAATGCGGAAGCAGCGAATAGAGCAAAAACTGATTTTTTGGCAAATATGAGTCATGAAATAAGAACTCCTATGAATGCAGTTCTGGGTTTTGCTGATTTGTTAGATCGACAGATCACAAATCCTACTCAAAAAGCATATATACAATCAATAAAATCAAGTGGTAAGACTTTGTTGGGAATTATAAATGATATTCTTGATTTGGCCAAAATTGAATCTGGTAGGGTTCAGTTACATTTATCTCCAATAAACTTCATTGTAATGATGCAGGAAATTGAGGAAATGTTTAAGTTTAAAGCTATTGAAAAAGGCCTGCAGTTTTCTATTTCCCTTGATAATAAACTGCCAAAACAGATACTATTAGATGAATTACGCTTAAAGCAAGTTTTAATGAATCTTATTAGTAATGCCATCAAATTTACTCCAAAAGGATTTGTACAGGTTAATGTAAGTGTATTAGCGCTTTCAAACGATTCAGCGGACATACAATTTAGTGTTAAAGATTCTGGAATTGGTATTTCAGAGGAGGGTTTATTACGAATTTTGAAACCATTTGTACAAGAAGAAGGTCAAGATGATAAGTTTTATGGTGGAACAGGTTTAGGATTAGCAATTTCAGATAAGATATTAATGCTTCATAATAGTAAAATAAGAATTACCAGTAAAGTAGGCGAAGGTAGTACCTTTTCTTTTGAAATTAAAGATATTAGATTTTATGAAAATGAAATTTTAAAACCAGTACGAAAAATTGTTGATACTGATTCAATAGATTTTATTGGTCAGAAGGTCTTTGTCGTTGATGATGATAAAGAAAATAGAGATCTGATAGCTGGATTTTTGCATCAATATAATTTAAAAGTAGAACAAATTGAAAATGGCGAAATTGCGGTAAAACGAATTGTAAGTGATAAACCGGATTTTGTTTTTATGGATTTACGTATGCCAAAATTAGATGGTATTGAAGCTGTTAAATTAATTAGAAGAAGACTGAAGGATTACAAGATACCAATCGCATTATTAACAGCATCAGTATTTCACCAAAAAGATGAAATTTTAAAAATATTTAATGGATATCTTACTAAACCTTTGATGTTTGATCAGGTTATCGAATTATTGTGTCAGTTTTTAGAACATCAAAAAATTTCTTCACATAAGATTATTGATAAATATGAAAAAAATGTAAGTAATATTTTTAGTAAAGCTGATTTACTTGAATTGTTTAAAGATGAATTTGAATTGGTATTGAAATCCATTAATACAAGAAGAGGTAATAAAGAAATTAAACAATTAGCTAATGATTTACAGGTGTTTGGGAATGTTAATGATGTGAAAGATATTGTTGAATTAGGAAAAGAACTCGAAACGGCCATTATCTCATATAACATCGAAAAGACATTAAAAATACTGAATATATTGAATAGCTACATATAA